The sequence CCTCACAAACTGGAGGAGGAAGAGTCTAGTTATTAACGCAAATGGGGGATTTTGAGACAACAACAAACTTAGCCAAGGCATGAGCAACCATGTTTGCTTTCCTTCTCACCCAGCAAAATCAATAAGAATGAAAATCTAAGTACTCTAGAGTCATAACAATATTTGCAGGCATAACTCCCCTCTCTACTTAAAATTGTGTCAATCACACCACTTACACTCAaaacaagttgttaaaaaaaaaaaaaaaaatgatatcccTCACAGTGCGGATGGCCTAATATTATTGATGTTGCTCCTTATCCACAGTGATTTGATTCTTTACTCAATAATGGGTCACCCCACGCCTGCAATGaccatttaaaaagaaaaaaaagatttagagtctgtttggataccgcttattgctgaaaaccgaaaactgaaaacactttaacaaaataatttttaaatgtgtaaatagtaccatgAGACCCGGTTTTAAAGTTGATTTTACAAAATTCCGTACTTGTGAAGACACATAGAAAACGCAAATGCAAATTATTTCAGCTATATCCAAACTCTCTCTTAATAGAATTTCATGTCTCCACTCCATGATGATTACGCTTTATCATCATGCAATATGACATAAGTAGAATTCAAATCACAAATACTTTATTCcaccacaaaaaatttcactaaTTTAGCTAACTAAAACTCGTTGCAATGACCTCCATTGATTGGCCAATTCATGAGTTCACATTACAAAAAAGCCACAACTCGTCCATGTGACAAGTTATGGTTGGTGAAGGGGTTGTAGTGGGACACCTCTCTATCAATCATAACTCGCCACGTGCGTGAGTTgtggcttttattttttttgtggcaCAAGAATTTTTCTTCACATTAATACCACTACAAACTTCGGGTCAATCAAGGACGTAAACGTAAATTGggagttgaaacttgaaaaagaacCATTATCCACAGAAATCACTTTCACAAGTtataaaataactcaaaaaagtTTGAATACTCGCACTTAATAGAGCACAAATCACCTACAACCAAACCTATCCAAATTCGTAAAACCTATCAAAACTCTTAAGTCTTACCACACCCCCAACCCATTAATTAAAGTTTTAACGGTGATTAGACCCTAATATCCACGCTATCTTCATACAAACAACCCATTAattatagtttttaatttaaatctactatttaaattatttttttacccaaaaataataacttaacgcatgtgaaatttgttgtaaaattgtggCACACTCGTCATTTCCCTCAACTAAACTCACATAAGCAAATTACAAATCCATATCAAAGGTAGCTAAAAGCCAAAATAGagacaataaaatttaaacggCACAAAACACTGTTGTTTTCTCTAtcatcatctctctctctctctctataactCTTTGTGAAAAATTAGGCTCCCTCTCTtactcactctctctcaatctctcaatctctctctctctctctctctctaaatcacCGCCGACATCGTAACGGCTCGCCGTGGATTTCGGCGGTGCCGATTTGTTCCGAACACTCCGGCGATCTTCTGAAACCGCCGCggccccttctctctctctcttaactgCCTCGGATTGACGACTCTCATTTCGGTTATTATACGGTTGCTTtgatttcttcattttcattgaaaataacCACATAGGTACTGATCGAGTTCTCATTCATGTATAAAGTTTTCGtctatttgattttcttgtttgtgtttgtgttttgagtttttttttttttttttttgaataatgtaTTGGACTAGATAGTTCCCTgggattttctttattttgaaaattaaatttaaaatttcttctaGGTAATTGtgcattctttttatttcttttcatgttttcaatttcataatgcttcaattcttttaatttttcatttattttttgtgtgcatTTGTTTGGATATGGTTTTTCTTGGTTTGTTAGGTAGTGTTCTTTACGATTATTTCTGACAATGATTTTGCCCTAATTTTGGGGAATCATAGGAATGGTTTGGTactttggtttggttttttttggctttgaaataacttttttcttttaaacaatattttgaaattttggttcTGTGATTTGTAATATACAGTAATCCTTTGTTTGGGTGCTGAGAAAATGGGATTTTCAAGGGGTTTTATGTGGTGGATTTAAAAATGTAGTACATAGTagtgtaaattttttaatttaaaacaaactCCGTTTTGATTAAGCTTGATTTAACCATTTAGCTTAGTGGAATTCCCATTTTCCATTAATTtggagaaagaaaattttttttgatcagTACTaatatattcttttaaaaaaaaattgatgttttgttgttgtaaaaattaaaacagtaTAGGTTAATGTGGGATTTTCGACTGGTTCTTTGTGATTTACTATATTGTCCTGTTTTTCTGTGATTTCTATTAGTCACGTCTTGAAGATTTTGTATTTGTATTAACTCTTTAGTTACTTTTATGTGTGCTAGGTATACAAAATGATAGGATCCTTTCTCACCCGGGGACTCGTGTATGTCACTCTGCAACTCAATTCTTGTTTCTTGTTTCTTGTTTGACTTTGTAggtttattgttgttgttagttGTCGAAATTCAATTGCTTTGTACTGTGTTGGCAGAATGGTTTTTGGCTATGCTTATCCAGCTTATGAGTGCTACAAAACCGTTGAAAAGAATAGGCCCGAGATTGAGCATCTTCGCTTTTGGTGCCAGTACTGGTATGTAGTAGGTTGCCATTTCTGTCAACAGTTGTTTTGCAAATAATTTCTAGTGGTAAAAGTGCAACCCTTTCCCTTTTGCATTGCAGGATTTTGGTGGCTGTTTTGACAGTTTGTGAGAGAGTTGGGGATGCTTTTATTTCATGGTACGGGTTCTGATGCGAATTAGGAGTCAATTTTAATGCTTTCATAAATCTCTTtctgtatttttaattttaatttttttaaattttcttgaagGGTTCCAATGTATAGTGAAGCTAAGCTGGCATTCTTTATATACTTGTGGTATCCTAAAACAAAGGTATTATGGGATTCTTTTTTGGTGTTGGAGAATGAACTTATGTGTCTATATAACCATTTGTCTGATTTTCCTCCCCGTTTCTTTTACTTAATATTCGTGTAACTGTGCCAGGGAACAACATATGTGTACGATTCCTTCTTTAGGCCATACGTCTCAAAGCATGAGAACGAGATAGATCGGAACTTGTTGGAACTGAGGACCAGGGCTGGAGATATGGCAATTTTGTATTGGCAAAGAGCTGCAAGTTATGGTCAGACAAGAATATATGAGATTTTGCAGTTTGTTGCTGCACAATCAACACCACGGACTCGCCCTCCCCAGGTAGTTTATAAAGATatgattttggatttattttgcTTCCTGTttgcgttttttaagcccttgTTTGATAACTTTATTTGGTGACTTGTGCTGCGAACCAACACACTTGGAACAATGTTGAACCTCTCTCTCGTTTCATGAAAGGAAATTGTCAGGGCAAAGTtgaccttcattttttttcttcccatcTCATCTATTTTTGTGATGCTCTTTTGTATGTTGAGTTTTTCTGTTCTGCAATTGCAGAATATAAGTCTTACATTTTGCAAGTGATATATTATTGGAGTTGTGCGCTTATCTGTTACACTTGGATTGTTTTTCTGATGCGCTGTAATGATTTTGCTTCAGAAATATAATAGGCCAATGTTGCCTTTTGTTCTCTCATTTGGCTTAGAGGTGAATGTGGATTACCAATTACCATTGCCATTATACTAGCTAGGGTTTTTTAGAGATGTTTCAAACCTGTCTTCCAAATCATTATAAATGGAGCTTTCTTGACTATAGTTTTAGATCAGTCTATGAATGTTTGGGTTTTCTGTTAGCCCGTATCCATGGTAACAAGtacaaagtgaaaaaataaGGGCAATgtcctaaataaaaataaaaataaaaataagtttttaaggGTTAAGAATTTGATTGGTTCTATATTAAAATCCTACATCCTAGTTGAATTGATACTGGaatatgtttttaatatttgatataCTGTAAATAATATGTTACTATTCtgtcttttgattttttctcaGTCGCAgcctcaacaacaacaacaacaaccaaatggTAGGGTTCGTCCACCTCCTAAGCGCCAACCAGCTAAAGCACAGCCGGAAACTGAAGAACCACCATCTCCCACTTCCAGTACATCTTCTAGTCAACACCAAAAGGAGGTAGCGGAAGAGGTTGGTCCTTCACAAGTGCCTAATGCAGCTCCCCCTGCAGCAGACCCCCCTGCAGTAGCTGCAAATACTCAAAAAGCAACTGCTCCTTCTGAAACAACCAGCCAGACCACACCAACTGAAGATCAACCAATGCAAATTGAAGCAACACCACCTTCTTCAGCTGAGGAGAACACAAATCCTCCTCCACCAGAGCCAGTTGTGGAAGAATCTATTCGGGTCACACGTGCCAAATTGAGGAAAACCCGTTCTGCAGGAACTCGTTAGGGAATGGAAGATGGCTGttttccaatttaaaatctTGCAAAACTAGCATTTCATCTTGGCGAACAACGGTGTTATTGAACGGTGATCTAGACATTGATGtaaatttgttgttttctaGCTTCTATTCCATttgttgctttatttttttaaacatttgtaGTTAGATGGGGGTCTTGGGTTGGTtggttttggggggggggggggggccgtTGATGCAACTCTGGAATGATTAGGAATGaagataaaagtaaaattgtttACGTTTAAGATTGACTTCCAGGGTTTAACCTACTCTCTTGTTAGTCTTGTGctgatatatataaatttggtcTTGCAAAGTAGGTTAATGTCTTGTCAAAAGGAGGGGTAAGTAGGTTAAACGTTAAAGTATACATAAATGTCCaaagtttttcttattttattagtaCGATTATTTGTTGGAAGACAGAAATCTAacggtttaattttttttaaattcctaaGGTCACATGAAATTTTTCCAGGACAAGAGGGTTAGGAACTTAGGATAGCAATAACTATACCTTGGGGCTTTCACCGACAAAAAAATAAGCGTTGGTTAGTACTTATACGTTGACATCATAGTTCACCCACCATCACATCACTGCTTAGAAAGTTTCGTGACACTTTAAATTAAGGtgttagaaaaattatataatttctcTATAATTTATggtgattttaaatttaatcctaaatttaaaaaagaaaaaagaaaatataattaaaagtgATCTTTTCAATTGTTTCAATTCAAATACAGATATGGACTATTTCAAAGGATACCGTTACTATTAGGATATCACTCATTCACTTGAACCTCCTAAAACtctttaatttaaataaatgtaACATCATATATTAACTTAAGTTGTGGATAAAACTTATCTAAACAAAACCATTTCATGTGAAACTATAAATACTAAATGAcaattatgaaattatataataattagttatttaattagttcaaaaaatttaataaagatatAAGTTATATAAGTCTATGCTCACACCATATCATATCATGATACTAGTTCaactcttctaaaaaaaattgatagtagTTCAACTATTGTATATTAATATTATGggttaaaaagttgtacatacaTTGAGGTCTCATCTGGTGGATGTGGATGTcatctttctatttcttttctttcttttttttaacacttttttcttttcattttttctcctTTGCCATGTGGCAcccattaaaaattttcaagtttactCTATTATCAAATTTTGAAGCTGTTTGCTCAAATACAATGCTATCATCATAAGTTTCTAGAAATataaatgaacttttttttttttttttagaggaataAATGAACTTCTATTAATTTAATcatctatcaatttttttaataataatatttggtAATATATGTCATACTTGCATTATATTTATATGGCTCATGCTTTTCCCTTGCGATGCATTATAATTACATTATTATTGTGGGCGTCAAAAACAAACTATCCTTGCTAGGAATACAAGCATTATTACCGGAATGGTGTTTAATTGACAgtcacaatttatttatctaaaaagGTTGGAAAAAACACTCCACAATGGGAGACTCAAAACAATTGATCTAATAaattttgcttgtatttcaagTAAAACCAGCACATTACAATAGGAAAAATTCTATTTCCCATGGTGTTGCACTATAACAGATTAGtagttttctttctatttctctctcttctcttttttcaacCCCTTTCTATTTGCCTATTCCCCCCTTTATATAGACACATTTCTTGCCcttattttctccagttgtctTGTCTCCAGCTAGATTCTCAGGGATATTTTCGTCTTCTTCATCAGTTTCTTCCCCTTCCTTATCCTAGAACATGACATTTGGGGGTGTTTGTATTGTTTAGGTTGTCTCATATGCATTCAATGCAGTAGAGGTTAGGTGGAAGTCCCCTCATTAATGTGAAGGTAAAGATCTCTGTCATTCTTATGTGTTCTGGAAGATTTCCTATAGTTCTAAGTGCCAGTTGTAGGTATGCCGTGGATTATCCGTGTACATTTCCTTGGATAAGATTTTGCTTCGTGTATTTTATTGCCAACTTCGTAGGAACAGTCTATAAGGATTCCTTTTGCCTACTGGATGCTCGGGCTGGCCTTATTACACTTCATAGGATTTTTTAAGCTATTGGGTCTTACCTTAAGTGTGTGGGTTTGGCCCATTTCACTCCACGGGGTCCAATAGGTATTTGGGCCATAGGCTTGGATGAGGACTTTTCCACTCCCCATAATTATTATTAACATAATTAATTCTGATGAAATTTTAATACAGAGGTTcttgaacattaaaaaaatttaaaaattcaataatcaaaggatttttaaaaatttaaataagtttcattatttatttttaaaattttaaaatttattactccatccgtcccactttgtttgtcctatttgcaaagtcaaacattttaagagaatatcatttattgtcttgtttaccttataaaaatgtataagtttacaaaactacccttaaataaatttatcagtttttttttaaaggagttattcttaatgaggcttaggggtataataggaacattagtaaactaatagcttttatttttagaaataggacaatattttgggacatcccaaaatggaatagaggacaaacaaagtgagacggagggagtatattttttggttttgacaAAAACTCTCTATTTTCACAATGTTTGGTCATTTATCTTTAttatctaatatttttatttaatttcaattatttaattgaaaagctttcaagtttcaaccctACTTATTCACTAAAAAGGTTGAAATTCTCTTTATCAACCAATACCACACTAGCTATTTGTTAAGGTGTTCCGTAAGCTGTGTCaacctatttaataaaaaagtctTGTTTAGATCAAAGGATTTTGACATGTGCTCTAGTTGGGTTGGCGTGACTATCAAGTCATATAGTCAAGCTCCTTTCCCTTAACACGACACAAACACAACTGGCCAACAAAAAGAGCCATCATAAGCAATCCGTTCCGAATCCCATAGGCAGCGGCATCTATAAAGAACGTTTGCTTTGAGGCAGATTTTATGTAGTTTGTCTAAATCATAACAAATATCAAAATCTGCTGTTGATGATCCGGTATGTAGCTTATGCCAGACTAATGATACTGCAGCGTTGATTTATAATGGAAAACCCATACCATTTCATAGAGGGGGGCAAAAAAAGATCTTATGCAGAATTCAAGGTATGACCTATGCGCCAGTACTTAGATTTTCCACTTTCCAGTAATATGGCAAACAAATCAGGTAGTCCATGCGAGAAATGTAAGcatgagaaattgaaaaacattCCGGCCATTGAACATAGACTTCATCAGTTCAATAATAACAAAGAGGAAGCAGAGTTCTCAATCATTCACCATATAAAAGAGAACTAACATGAACTCGTAAGTTCTGCAACATCTTTGAGTTTAATGTCTCCCCAGATAGTTGAGCAAGAAAATAGTTTTCCTAAAGGCCAGGCATGCCCATCCCTGTTTTAGGATCGTAAGTCTTCTCCAGCACGAGATCCATTGGCGTATCCTTGGGACCAGCTGCAGAAACGAAATAACAATGTGACCAAAGTGCATAAAATATTAAGCAGAATTATAACAAGCAATAAACTCTCCAACTGGTTCTTAGAAGGAGAGGATATGCCATTTGAGCTAAAACTCATTGGCAAGTTCAAAAGAAacttcacaaaacaaagaattcATTCAGAATCCTTGTATATGTTTCTCATTCTCTtctatatctcttttttttgggggggaaaattacactttaccaccctaaattGCACActagattacactttgcaccctacaCTATTCGAATGCACACTTTGCACGCTATACTATTACAATTATCACACTTTGCACCCCTACGTTACTTTTACTGTTAAGTtagacaaaaataatattacatgaCTTGCACATGATTCTCTTAGGTGTCACACTATTTAAAGACCAAAACACCCTTttcacaaacaattaaaaacaaaatgcttattttttttctcatttttttttccagttctGTCTCTCTCTCGTGCATACAGGTACAGCTCTTCCCCTCTCTCTTGCCCATGGCAGCTCTTCTCCTCTTTACcattattcagtttctcttcTCCCCAAATCAATTGCTGATAAGCACAAGTCCTCCTAAGGTCAAATGAAGTGATTGGTAGCTAGGATGTTTCCCTACTTTTGGGCTTTGCCTAAACAGACCACCCTTGTTTTCTGGGAATTGTTTGACTTTATGTTTGGTTTTCCAAATAGAGGGAAATAGATTAAAACATTTCGGTCTTGTTTTGCTATTCATTTCTAAGATTAGCTCATTAGTTATTACAAGCAACGCAAAGATGGTGTTGAATTGGCTCTTGTTTAATGGAATTAAAGGACTAGCAATATTACGTAGTTCtttgaaaattaaaactcattGCAATGTCCTTCGGTGCtttataaaatacaatataGTCAGTCATATGGTGCCAGCTTTGACCTCTGATGTTCTTGGAAAAGAATAAAAGTCAGTCATACAGGGGAAGAGCTGCTGGGCAGGAGAGAGGGGAAGGGCTGTACACACAGAGAGAAAgaccagaaaaagaaaataagcattttgtttttaattgtttgtgaaAAGGGTGTTTTGGTCTTTAAATAGTGTGACACCTAAGAGAAAATCATGTGCAAGTCATGTGatattaatttctgtttaactTAACAGTAAAAGTAATATGGGGGTGCAAAAtgtgatagtttagggtgcaaagcgTGCATTCCAATattttagggtgcaaagtgcaATTTAGtatatagtttagggtggtaaagtgtaattttccctttttttgattggtaataatacttttattgaaaaaattgaacatcatgttCAAGATGTATTCACTTCTatatctctttatttcttttttcttcccaaTTTTCTCAAGGTTTGATTCTGACATGTACATCTATTTCAAAAGGGAAACTCCATATTTTGGCAACCATATCTTCTGATGGATGCCAGCTTAAAAGCCCTGTTGGTACCTATTGACAACCTCAATTTGAATCATACTGGCTACTGTTGAACAATGGGTGTTTCAAAAGACATGCTCCTGTCTTTTGATGGGTAAGTTACATACAGTAGATCTTCTGCATCCCATTATTATGAGACGAGGAAGTGTCAATTAGCAAAAGGCATGCTCACTTGTGTGTTTGGATCCACTTATTTTCATAAGACACaataaacataaaacatagATGTTAAATATACATATGAcatgattctcaaaaaacaCATATACATATGACATTGCAAGGCACACAACACCAGCCATT is a genomic window of Quercus lobata isolate SW786 chromosome 2, ValleyOak3.0 Primary Assembly, whole genome shotgun sequence containing:
- the LOC115974481 gene encoding putative HVA22-like protein g, which produces MIGSFLTRGLVMVFGYAYPAYECYKTVEKNRPEIEHLRFWCQYWILVAVLTVCERVGDAFISWVPMYSEAKLAFFIYLWYPKTKGTTYVYDSFFRPYVSKHENEIDRNLLELRTRAGDMAILYWQRAASYGQTRIYEILQFVAAQSTPRTRPPQSQPQQQQQQPNGRVRPPPKRQPAKAQPETEEPPSPTSSTSSSQHQKEVAEEVGPSQVPNAAPPAADPPAVAANTQKATAPSETTSQTTPTEDQPMQIEATPPSSAEENTNPPPPEPVVEESIRVTRAKLRKTRSAGTR